The following are encoded in a window of Penaeus vannamei isolate JL-2024 chromosome 35, ASM4276789v1, whole genome shotgun sequence genomic DNA:
- the Cad89D gene encoding cadherin-89D isoform X1: protein MFRVEAVDSGGGGGGGRGGGRGMGAARVVVAAPLQPLLQAASPVTKLALTCGNNQVSVQVTVYVEDVNDHAPVFAIKNITVTVDELTPVGLTILPEIRVADGDKANTANSEVTLELREGDPEGHFTMADRKRGTITLAKPLDYDAGPDTFLLGVVAKDMGTPSLSSTTTVTVVVVDADDLPPVFSHERYFAKVSEHPGHDTGVPIREEVTLTPGPLLALDGDVGQNASLRYTLVRSPASEYFTLDPLSAQLFLTKHLDREALADSTLVLHVRAEQEDNPRRVGSSVIEVFVEDVNDNLPEFSHSVYAISIVENLPSGFSVVQVSATDRDEGVNGAFNYHVVGGQGALTVNPLSGWLTVDNHNILDREESPVITLYVCANQIAPVVQAPPGVRQTSLFRNRTSGGADDSPRGGPVDGKEEEEERIPGAPVTEEPSTTSQERSRESPTRVTVPLLRRRTRPTPSTRAGERIRNSPSAESRVPSAVVSRQRRADAQGKGKAAGERNSRELSRRESRVLADAKRNRGPSEDNEDDFDVTTTPETTTTTATTTTTTTPGPRSRLQRVKSNLSKRRLLSPRRLRRRIEENRRSSSRRRSSRSARSGPEARDSPDTPDFNSDSESCAKIELKLLDANDNNPEFLPSNQYQFTISEEAREGTVVGSVQAEDRDEGGNGRVTYSIQSPGNSTRRDRTKAFSIDEDKGTIRLVTKMLPGEVTLFVEASDRPSNPSETRTSLAVVTVYVQATQMWEPRFVGAPYELWVGSDATVGTSVGQVRVVDMEGSELMFDMFHSYQDGVPFAIEESSGIVSVVAPVQQFSRTNYEFEAVVTDGRTSLVTNVTIHVAPNRRPSTRRSTVVNFSVQENVAGGLVGDLVTALRDVGARIASDPQFELVSPEARKYFALGLDASLYTVAPLDYEASPNHTLVIVSGRTSDIYYVNVQVEDLNDNPPQLNAVAYEGTIRENALPGTTIRVLPAIQVSDKDQYPGATYFLQLFGDAAHLFDIDSSSGQVTFVGDDLDRERVDSYVLRVEARDDGNLTSTANLTINIEDVNDNPPRFVQREPLFSAREDDLDENSSRKLPDTSNLEYLADLERSLVKIPESLPIGSRVTEVTATDDDEKLYADVRYKIDAQTSFSFAGGANTTPILEEASTFSIESKTGVVVVAGPLEPDHFYLLNISATDGGGLASHTTVSVAVFDVNDHTPRFERPVYNFEVVEGEYLVGEVGKVVAFDQDFGNNAKVHYQIIFYKNSSEDQVFPFRIVETSGTILATGTVDREEREVYEFSVVATDMGTPQLSSSVLVHIEIMDVNDHRPVFYDYKDAIYSGEASNDGQLDSSNATFTPVYTAALSEHAPRGTVVARVFANDSDSGTSGNGLILYKLEGGEDKFSIDSNNGSVYTVGALDYERAPTHNLTVVAQDLGTPPLSASALLVVTVVDEEEELTTRLFDREEYEVRVMENNDTPLRLLDLNVSEAFSGQQLHYQLVDPGMSGTVAVDSYSGEVYLIASLDRETRSRFRFKVRATQPERGRALEYLNEQSQNTRRFDETTDDLTSPATADTEVPVVVALETLPHDDEGEISVPAEVVSLGTYRRPVRRQRTAPPLGEPTVGPQPLLAQASLLVGGGRDLDLGMDEVWVAVEVEDQNDNSPSILPQGRPVVAAVPATAAYGHFVTRIMASDPDQGINGELRYEILPGEGAQDASARFAVDPVSGQVVVIGALEDESGKMFGFDVRVSDQGGAPSARSAIANVFVHVLGAGGHLVLEVAAKPREVEPHLYHIQGMLTNVSGLDVRVQRIAPHVDGDAALTTATDMYVYAVDPTTQSVVDASHLRQALRGRKSELKSLLPGGVHFRGMRVPLPSRQGHVLQTAELAILIGAVVVFLVTVTTIVCLCYKQRKSRRKPMPMPPMMTAAGIPVMPLAYPGPFAAPYTHMSDHSSSESTEAQELPHDHPHYPHDLVHYPPDPASYPVDPAVTTHFPQDPNHYPRPPPRRRSCAHSFQADRELLHPCSSGERVSSHTDEDEGSGPVCLRHAPSRKRRRGTQQGADGRGSGPSHKSRSSSRAGRRALGEEPSSSDFDERDHAPPLVTIPRPQPCCMEDRQRNPNNPRTLPTVDCTLENPGRAHSPDSLERPSHCRTAAHTHTIPRTHLKRERGSDHAGGRNGRSDLHPSDVTEL, encoded by the exons ATGTTCCGCGTGGAGGCCGTGGAttccggtggaggaggaggaggtggaagaggcggAGGGCGGGGCATGGGGGCGGCCCGGGTGGTGGTGGCAgcgccccttcagcccctcctgCAGGCGGCGTCGCCCGTCACCAAGCTGGCTCTCACCTGCGGCAACAACCAG GTCTCCGTGCAGGTCACCGTGTACGTGGAGGATGTGAATGACCACGCCCCCGTCTTCGCTATCAAGAACATCACGGTCACGGTGGATGAACTCACGCCCGTGG gCCTAACCATCCTCCCAGAGATCCGAGTGGCCGACGGCGACAAGGCCAACACAGCCAACTCGGAGGTCACCCTCGAACTGCGCGAGGGCGACCCCGAGGGACACTTCACCATGGCGGACCGGAAGAGGGGCACCATCACCCTGGCCAAGCCTCTGGACTACGACGCCGGGCCTGACACCTTCCTGCTGGGGGTGGTGGCGAAg gacATGGGCACCCCGTCCCTGAGCTCGACGACcacggtgacggtggtggtggtggacgccGACGACCTGCCTCCGGTGTTCAGCCACGAGCGCTACTTCGCCAAGGTGTCCGAGCATCCGGGACACGACACG GGCGTCCCCATCCGAGAGGAGGTGACCTTGACCCCCGGCCCCCTCCTAGCTCTCGACGGCGACGTGGGGCAGAACGCTAGCCTCCGCTATACGCTCGTCCGTTCCCCGGCCTCGGAGTACTTCACCCTCGACCCCCTCAGTGCCCAGCTGTTCCTCACGAAGCACCTCGACCGGGAAGCGCTGGCCGACAGTACGCTCGTCCTCCACGTTCGAGCGGAGCAG GAGGACAACCCCCGTCGCGTCGGCTCCAGCGTGATCGAGGTCTTCGTGGAGGACGTCAACGACAACCTGCCCGAGTTCAGCCACAGCGTCTACGCCATTTCCATCGTGGAGAATTTGCCGTCGGGATTCAGCGTCGTCCAGGTGTCGGCCACGGATCGGGACGAG GGGGTAAACGGCGCCTTCAACTACCACGTGGTGGGCGGACAAGGAGCCTTAACCGTCAACCCTCTGTCAGGCTGGTTGACGGTGGACAACCACAACATCCTAGACCGTGAGGAGTCCCCCGTCATCACCCTGTACGTGTGTGCCAACCAGATCGCGCCCGTCGTCCAGGCACCGCCGGGCGTCAGGCAGACGTCCCTCTTCCGCAACAGGACTTCTGGAGGCGCCGACGACAGTCCGAGAGGAGGCCCGGTTGacggcaaggaggaggaggaggaaaggatccCCGGAGCCCCCGTGACGGAAGAACCTTCCACGACGTCCCAGGAGAGGTCGCGAGAGTCACCGACGCGAGTCACGGTTCCGCTTCTGAGGCGGAGGACGCGACCCACACCGTCTACGCGAGCTGGGGAACGAATCAGGAACAGTCCTTCGGCAGAGTCCCGGGTGCCGTCGGCCGTCGTCTCGCGTCAAAGAAGGGCCGACGcccaagggaagggaaaggcagcAGGCGAAAGAAACTCGAGGGAGCTATCTAGAAGGGAATCACGAGTGTTAGCAGATGCCAAAAGGAACAGAGGACCTTCAGAAGACAATGAAGACGATTTTGACGTAACAACAACACCcgagacgacaacgacaacagcaacgacaacaacgacgacgacgccAGGACCAAGATCTAGGCTACAGCGCGTGAAGAGCAACCTCTCGAAACGACGCCTCCTCTCTCCCAGACGCCTGAGGAGAAGAATCGAGGAGAACCGAAGGAGCTCCTCGAGACGACGAAGTTCTCGCTCCGCACGATCAGGACCCGAAGCCAGAGACTCGCCTGACACTCCTGACTTCAATTCCGACTCGGAATCCTGTGCCAAGATTGAGCTGAAACTCCTCGATGCTAATGACAACAACCCAGAGTTCCTCCCGAGTAACCAGTACCAGTTTACCATAAGTGAAGAGGCACGAGAGGGCACCGTCGTAGGTTCG GTACAAGCCGAGGACCGCGACGAAGGCGGAAACGGCCGCGTCACCTACTCCATCCAGTCCCCAGGCAACAGCACGAGACGCGACCGCACCAAGGCCTTCTCCATCGACGAGGACAAGGGCACCATCCGCCTGGTCACCAAGATGCTACCTGGCGAGGTCACGCTCTTCGTGGAGGCGTCTGATCGGCCGTCCAACCCTTCGGAGACGAGGACCTCTCTCGCTGTCGTTACTGTTTA CGTCCAGGCAACCCAGATGTGGGAGCCGAGGTTCGTTGGCGCCCCCTACGAGCTGTGGGTGGGGAGTGACGCCACCGTGGGCACCAGTGTGGGCCAAGTTCGCGTCGTGGACATGGAGGGCTCGGAACTCATGTTTGATATGTTCCATTCCTACCAAGATGGAG ttCCCTTCGCCATCGAGGAGAGCTCAGGCATCGTCTCGGTCGTGGCTCCCGTCCAGCAGTTCTCGAGGACCAACTACGAGTTTGAGGCGGTGGTGACGGACGGGCGGACCTCCCTCGTCACCAACGTCACCATCCACGTCGCCCCCAACAGGAGACCCTCCACCAGGCGCAGCACTGTCGTCAACTTCTCCGTGCAG GAGAACGTGGCAGGAGGACTCGTGGGCGACTTGGTGACCGCCCTGAGGGACGTCGGGGCTAGGATCGCCTCGGACCCGCAGTTCGAGTTG GTGAGTCCAGAAGCCAGGAAGTACTTCGCCCTCGGCCTGGACGCCTCCCTGTACACCGTCGCGCCCTTGGACTACGAGGCTTCCCCCAACCACACGCTGGTCATCGTCAGCGGGAGAACCTCGGATATCTATTATGTAAACGTGCAG GTTGAGGATCTGAACGACAACCCGCCCCAGCTGAATGCGGTGGCGTACGAGGGCACCATCAGGGAAAACGCTTTGCCGGGCACTACCATAAGAGTTCTTCCTGCGATACAG GTGAGCGACAAGGATCAGTACCCCGGCGCCACCTACTTCCTCCAGCTGTTCGGCGACGCGGCTCACCTGTTCGACATCGACTCCTCGAGCGGCCAGGTGACCTTCGTCGGCGACGACCTGGACCGCGAGAGGGTCGACTCGTACGTGCTGCGCGTGGAGGCGCGCGACGACGGCAACCTCACGTCGACGGCCAACCTCACCATCAACATCGAGGACGTGAACGACAACCCGCCGCGATTTGTGCAGCGCGAGCCGCTCTTCTCGGCGCGGGAGGACGACCTGGACGAGAACTCCTCGAGGAAGCTCCCCGACACGTCCAACCTCGAGTACCTGGCGGACCTCGAGCGCTCCCTCGTCAAGATCCCCGAGTCGCTGCCCATCGGGAGCCGCGTGACGGAGGTTACGGCCACAGACGACGACGAGAAGCTGTACGCCGACGTCCGCTACAAGATCGACGCGCAGACCTCCTTCAGCTTCGCCGGCGGGGCGAACACGACGCCCATTCTGGAGGAGGCGTCGACCTTTTCCATCGAGAGCAAGACTGGCGTGGTCGTGGTGGCGGGACCCCTGGAGCCCGACCACTTCTACCTCCTGAATATTTCAGCGACGGACGGCGGCGGCCTGGCGTCGCACACGACCGTCTCCGTCGCGGTGTTCGACGTGAACGACCACACGCCGCGGTTCGAGCGCCCCGTCTACAACTTCGAGGTGGTGGAGGGCGAGTAcctggtgggggaggtgggcaaGGTGGTGGCTTTCGACCAGGATTTCGGTAACAACGCCAAAGTACACTACCAGATCATCTTCTACAAAAACTCGAGCGAGGATCAGGTGTTCCCCTTCAGGATCGTGGAGACCTCGGGCACCATCCTGGCCACGGGCACCGTTGACCGCGAGGAGCGCGAGGTGTATGAGTTTTCCGTCGTGGCCACGGACATGGGCACGCCGCAGCTGTCCTCGTCCGTCCTCGTTCACATCGAAATCATGGACGTCAACGACCACCGGCCGGTCTTCTACGACTACAAGGACGCGATTTACTCCGGGGAGGCCAGCAACGACGGCCAGCTGGACTCAAGCAATGCCACCTTCACGCCGGTGTACACGGCCGCCCTCTCGGAGCACGCCCCTCGCGGCACCGTCGTGGCCAGGGTGTTCGCGAACGACTCCGACTCCGGCACTTCGGGGAACGGCCTTATCCTGTACAAGCTGGAGGGCGGCGAGGACAAGTTCTCCATCGACTCGAACAACGGCAGCGTGTACACCGTGGGCGCGCTGGACTACGAGCGCGCCCCGACCCACAACCTGACGGTGGTGGCGCAGGACCTGGGCACCCCGCCGCTCTCCGCCTCCGCCCTGCTGGTCGTCACGGTcgtcgacgaggaggaggagctcACCACAAGACTCTTCGACCGGGAGGAGTACGAG GTTCGCGTGATGGAGAACAACGACACCCCTCTGCGGCTTCTGGATCTGAACGTGAGCGAGGCGTTCTCCGGGCAGCAGCTGCACTACCAGCTGGTCGACCCGGGTATGTCGGGCACTGTGGCGGTCGACTCGTACTCGGGCGAAGTGTACCTCATCGCCAGCCTCGATCGGGAGACCAGGAGTAGATTTAGGTTCAAG GTACGAGCAACCCAGCCGGAACGAGGCCGCGCCCTGGAGTACCTGAACGAGCAGTCACAAAACACGAGACGCTTCGACGAAACGACAGATGATCTGACTTCCCCCGCTACAGCTGACACCGAAGTCCCCGTCGTCGTTGCCTTGGAGACACTCCCTCACGACGACGAAGGTGAGATAAGCGTCCCTGCCGAGGTGGTCTCCTTGGGGACTTACAGGAGGCCCGTGAGGAGGCAGAGGACGGCGCCGCCCTTGGGGGAGCCTACCGTCGGGCCACAGCCTTTGCTTGCACAGG cgAGCCTATTGGTGGGCGGTGGGCGCGACCTGGACCTAGGAATGGACGAGGTGTGGgtagcggtggaggtggaggaccaGAACGACAACAGCCCCAGCATCCTTCCCCAGGGGCGGCCCGTCGTGGCGGCTGTCCCTGCCACGGCTGCGTACGGCCATTTCGTCACTAGGATCATG GCTAGCGACCCAGACCAGGGCATCAACGGAGAATTGCGCTACGAGATCCTACCCGGCGAAGGGGCACAAGACGCCAGCGCCAGGTTCGCCGTCGACCCCGTGTCAGGCCAG GTGGTAGTAATTGGTGCCTTAGAGGACGAATCGGGCAAGATGTTTGGCTTCGACGTCCGTGTGAGCGATCAGGGCGGAGCTCCTTCTGCCCGCTCGGCCATCGCAAACGTTTTC GTGCACGTTTTGGGCGCAGGAGGTCACCTGGTGTTGGAGGTGGCAGCTAAACCCCGAGAAGTTGAACCCCATCTCTACCACATCCAAGG GATGTTAACCAACGTGTCTGGGTTGGATGTTCGCGTGCAGAGAATAGCGCCCCATGTGGACGGTGACGCGGCCCTCACTACGGC GACAGACATGTACGTTTATGCCGTTGACCCGACCACCCAGTCCGTGGTCGACGCCAGCCACCTCCGCCAAGCcctaagggggaggaagagtgagctGAAGTCCCTCCTTCCCGGTGGCGTCCACTTCAGGGGCATGAGGGTGCCTCTTCCCTCTCGCCAGGGACATGTGTTACAG actgCGGAATTGGCGATATTGATTGGCGCCGTGGTGGTGTTCCTGGTGACAGTCACGACtattgtgtgtctctgttacaagcaaagaaagag CCGCCGCAAGCCCATGCCGATGCCGCCCATGATGACCGCGGCAGGGATACCTGTGATGCCCCTGGCCTACCCcggccccttcgccgccccttaCACCCACATGAGCGACCACAGCAGCTCGGAATCCACAGAGGCCCAAGAGTTACCCCACGACCATCCACACTATCCTCATGACCTCGTTCACTATCCGCCTGACCCGGCTAGCTACCCGGTTGACCCTGCCGTCACTACCCACTTCCCTCAGGACCCCAACCACtacccacgcccgccgcccagaCGTCGCTCTTGCGCCCACAGCTTCCAGGCAGATCGAGAG CTCTTGCACCCTTGTAGCAGCGGCGAGAGAGTGTCATCCCACACCGACGAGGACGAAGGTAGCGGCCCAGTGTGTCTCCGCCACGCCCCCTCACGGAAGCGCCGCCGAGGCACCCAGCAAGGAGCAGACGGCAGAGGCAGCGGGCCGAGCCACAAGAGCAGGAGCTCCTCGAGGGCAGGTCGAAGAGCGCTGGGGGAAGAGCCCTCGAGTTCGGACTTTGATGAGAGGGACCACGCGCCTCCCTTGGTCACCATCCCCAGGCCTCAACCGTGCTGCATGGAGGACAG acagagaaacccAAACAACCCACGAACATTACCGACCGTCGACTGCACGCTCGAGAACCCCGGCAGAGCCCACTCCCCCGACAGCCTGGAACGCCCCTCGCACTGCCGGAccgccgcccacacccacaccatccCCCGCACGCACCTCAAGAGGGAGAGGGGCTCAGATCACGCGGGGGGGAGGAACGGACGCTCTGATCTCCACCCGAGTGATGTTACGGAGCTCTGA